In Penaeus chinensis breed Huanghai No. 1 chromosome 2, ASM1920278v2, whole genome shotgun sequence, the following proteins share a genomic window:
- the LOC125031429 gene encoding uncharacterized protein LOC125031429 produces MVWEPSACCGIGRRTAGYVIASITVIYCIFDLVLSIYYLSNGHFNDMMDARCNKLPGDEYQTRKCIDVAHKTFNVLISVRLVMEILHIIFSFLLMHGIRKNNPRLMVPYLVMMLIAIVLLTLFSAIMVVLLLFLSVTIALVVAIVFGGIIFIMTYFNLVVRAYYKEINEPLKNNFKTLKA; encoded by the exons ATGGTATGGGAACCTTCAGCGTGTTGTGGGATCGGCAGGAGGACAGCCGGTTACGTCATAGCCTCCATTACAGTC ATTTACTGTATATTTGACTTGGTTCTCTCCATTTACTACTTGTCCAACGGGCACTTCAATGATATGATGGATGCCCGCTGCAATAAGCTGCCAGGTGATGAGTACCAAACCAGAAAGTGTATTGACGTAGCTCATAAAACTT TTAATGTACTAATATCAGTTCGATTGGTGATGGAGATTCTTCATATAATCTTTAGCTTCCTCCTCATGCATGGCATCAGAAAG AATAACCCACGTCTGATGGTTCCCTAcctggtgatgatgttgattgcTATCGTCTTGTTGACACTGTTTTCTGCAATCATGGTAGTGTTACTCCTGTTTTTGAGCGTCACGATTGCTCTGGTAGTGGCTATCGTCTTTGGaggaattattttcatcatgacttACTTCAACCTCGTGGTTCGAGCCTACTACAAGGAG ATAAATGAACCTTTAAAGAATAACTTCAAGACACTGAAGGCTTAA